One Benincasa hispida cultivar B227 chromosome 5, ASM972705v1, whole genome shotgun sequence genomic window carries:
- the LOC120077238 gene encoding protein EXORDIUM-like 2: protein MECCRRNPTTSIGVVAISLLLVAVVGIPKTEAAKTRPPVALENHGGQMLKGNLDLSLVFYGQLGRVQKSTLRSFLRSLNQHGPAGYGSQVSSWWRMVSAYVPGGVEIKVRVAKQYVDPRYSLGKVLTRDFIMILVKNAVAGLSRAVPVIVAARDVSVQGLCMGKCAEHGVIDGIPYVIIGNPVTECPGACAWPFHRADYGPPGAILKPPSGDVAADAMVVSLASGLASVVTNPFQTGLFQIGEKANMVEASTACPGMFGTGATPGYTGKVAVDPRTGGAYNAVGFRGKKFLLPALWNPKTSSCWTVM from the coding sequence atggagTGTTGTAGGCGAAATCCAACCACATCAATCGGAGTAGTAGCCATCTCCCTTCTCCTGGTGGCTGTGGTGGGCATCCCTAAGACGGAGGCTGCCAAAACCCGGCCACCGGTCGCATTAGAAAACCACGGTGGGCAGATGCTTAAAGGCAACCTTGATTTATCACTGGTGTTCTATGGGCAGTTGGGGCGGGTCCAGAAGAGCACGTTGAGATCGTTTTTGAGGTCTTTGAACCAGCATGGTCCGGCTGGGTATGGTTCACAAGTCTCGTCCTGGTGGCGCATGGTTAGCGCCTACGTTCCTGGTGGTGTGGAAATCAAAGTCAGGGTGGCGAAGCAATACGTTGATCCTAGATACTCTCTTGGAAAAGTTTTGACTCGTGATTTCATTATGATTCTTGTCAAAAACGCTGTCGCTGGATTGTCTCGTGCCGTCCCCGTGATTGTGGCAGCTAGAGATGTTTCGGTTCAAGGGCTTTGCATGGGGAAATGTGCAGAGCATGGAGTTATTGATGGGATTCCTTATGTCATTATTGGGAACCCAGTGACCGAGTGCCCAGGAGCTTGCGCATGGCCATTCCACCGAGCCGACTATGGTCCACCAGGCGCCATCCTCAAGCCACCAAGCGGCGATGTCGCTGCTGATGCCATGGTTGTTTCATTAGCCTCTGGCTTGGCCTCCGTTGTCACCAACCCCTTCCAAACAGGCTTATTCCAGATCGGAGAGAAGGCTAACATGGTCGAGGCCTCCACTGCCTGCCCAGGCATGTTCGGCACTGGAGCCACCCCTGGCTACACCGGTAAAGTCGCCGTTGACCCCCGCACTGGCGGCGCTTACAATGCCGTTGGGTTTAGGGGCAAGAAGTTTCTTCTACCTGCTCTTTGGAATCCCAAGACTTCCTCTTGCTGGACTGTCATGTAA